GACTCGCCCGCGGGTGTGTACCTCGCCGAGCACGGCGTCGAGCGTCGCGACTTCAACTCCTACGGCTCGCGCCGCGGGAACCACGAGGTCATGATCCGCGGCACGTTCGCGAACATCCGCCTGCGCAACCAGCTCCTCGAGAACGTCGAGGGAGGCTTCACGTTCAACTTCGTGAAGAACGCCCAGGACACGATCTACGACGCCGCGCAGGACTACGCCGCGGCCGGCACGCCGCTCGTCATCCTGGGTGGCAAGGAGTACGGCTCCGGCTCGTCGCGTGACTGGGCCGCCAAGGGCACCGCGCTCCTGGGCGTCAAGGCCGTCATCACCGAGAGCTTCGAGCGCATCCACCGCTCGAACCTGATCGGCATGGGCGTCCTGCCGCTGCAGTTCCCGGCCGGGGAGTCCGCGGACTCGCTGGGCCTGGACGGTACCGAGACGTTCGACATCTCGGGTGTCACGGCGCTCAACGAGGGCACGACGCCCTCGACGGTCAAGGTCACCGCGACCAAGGCCGACGGCACCTCGGTCGAGTTCCACGCCGTGGTGCGCATCGACACCCCGGGTGAGGCCGACTACTACCGCAACGGCGGCATCCTGCAGTACGTGCTGCGCTCGCTCGTCAACGACTGACGAGCGTCGGCCGCGGAGGCGGCGTCGTCGGGCCTGGGATCTCCCCGGCGGCCCGACGGCGCCGCGCACCTCGCGCGGGACGCACGACGACGGGGCGTCCCACCTTCGGGTGGGGCGCCCCGTCGTCGTGCCGGGTCAGGACGAGGAGTCGCTCGCTCGCTGCGTGAACGTGCCCGCCGTCACGGCGGCGTAGGAGCGGCGCACGATCTCCTCCAGGACGTCGAGGTCGTTGGCCGACAGGTCCTTGAGGTACACGCACACGAGGCTTGCGGTGTGCGGGCCGAGGCGGTCCAGCAGATCCTGGTGCGCGGCCGTCCCGTCGGGCAGGTAGACCGTGGACGCGGCCTTGCGCGGCGAGAAGCCGGCCGCCCCCGCGTCGCCCTGGCGGCCGCTCGCGTACTCGTAGTGGTACTGGCCGAACCCGATGATCGACGGCCCCCACATCACGGGCGGTTCCCCCGTGACCCGCTGCATGAGGGCGAGCAGCGTGTCCGCGTCACGACGGCGGACCGTGTGGGTGACGGTCGCGAGGAACGCGTCCACGTCGCCGTCGTGCGGGCGGGTCTTGTTGTCCGTGGCCATGTGCCAGTATCTCGCCGCTGGGCGCAGGTGGCACGCATGGCTCGTCGGCGAGATGCTGCTCGTTGTCGGGTCCCGTGTCCGATGACCGACAACGAGCAGCATCTCGCGATGCGGCCCGGGGCCCGAGTCGCGACCGCATTCGCACGTGGACCCGGCCGCGGTACGGGACGGGCGGCTCAGTCGTCCCCGAGCACCTGCGCGAGCGTCTGGGCGCCCAGCTCG
This region of Oerskovia jenensis genomic DNA includes:
- a CDS encoding DUF1801 domain-containing protein, with protein sequence MATDNKTRPHDGDVDAFLATVTHTVRRRDADTLLALMQRVTGEPPVMWGPSIIGFGQYHYEYASGRQGDAGAAGFSPRKAASTVYLPDGTAAHQDLLDRLGPHTASLVCVYLKDLSANDLDVLEEIVRRSYAAVTAGTFTQRASDSSS